A DNA window from Coffea arabica cultivar ET-39 chromosome 6c, Coffea Arabica ET-39 HiFi, whole genome shotgun sequence contains the following coding sequences:
- the LOC113693369 gene encoding uncharacterized protein, with the protein MPRASSSFFINAKNILLTYPRCVLPKQQALDEIRNLQFPISPIYIRVAQETHENGSSHLHCLIQFEGKFLTASARFFDIKSPIANSMFHPNVQGARNSSAVRDYISKYGDFVEWGEFRSDGRTRFSSGKTDDVYAAALAGKDKGMALNIIKRGDPRSFIIHYNKLSSNLDRIFQKPPEPYVARFQQFECVPSFLTHWADTNVTGPGNRPHRPMSIIIKGPSRTGKTCWARSLNSQAHNYYAGHIDLAHHSDDAWYNVINDVNPQFLKHWKEFLGAQRDWSSNCKYAKPRKIKGGIPSIVFCNPGLNSSYDVYLSAPDRQDLFNWTKQNAAFFFLQQPLFALTNQEQAPIVQEVEELDSSN; encoded by the coding sequence ATGCCGAGAgcatcttcttccttcttcataAACGCGAAGAACATATTGCTCACCTATCCCAGGTGTGTTCTTCCCAAACAACAAGCATTAGATGAAATTAGGAACCTCCAGTTCCCTATTTCCCCCATTTACATACGGGTTGCTCAAGAAACACACGAAAATGGTTCTTCTCATCTACATTGTCTGATCCAATTCGAAGGCAAATTTCTCACTGCATCTGCGAGATTCTTCGATATCAAATCTCCCATTGCAAATTCGATGTTCCATCCGAATGTTCAAGGTGCCAGGAATTCATCAGCAGTTAGGGATTACATATCCAAATATGGTGATTTCGTCGAATGGGGAGAGTTCCGGTCAGATGGCCGGACCAGATTCTCATCTGGCAAAACAGATGACGTAtatgccgctgcgcttgccgggaaAGATAAGGGCATGGCCCTCAATATTATCAAGAGGGGCGATCCTCGATCGTTCATTATTCATTACAACAAGTTGTCCAGCAATCTGGATAGAATATTCCAGAAGCCACCAGAACCATACGTGGCTCGTTTCCAACAGTTTGAATGCGTTCCTTCGTTCTTGACCCATTGGGCCGATACAAATGTTACTGGGCCTGGTAATAGGCCACACAGGCCCATGTCCATAATAATAAAAGGCCCAAGTCGAACTGGTAAAACATGCTGGGCTAGAAGTCTCAATTCTCAGGCCCACAATTACTACGCAGGCCATATTGATCTGGCCCATCACTCTGATGATGCATGGTACAACGTCATAAATGACGTAAATCCTCAATTTCTCAAACACTGGAAAGAATTCCTGGGTGCACAACGAGATTGGTCGTCCAATTGCAAATATGCCAAACCCAGGAAAATCAAAGGGGGAATTCCATCAATTGTGTTCTGCAATCCTGGtctcaattcttcatatgaCGTCTACTTAAGTGCACCAGACCGCCAGGATCTCTTCAACTGGACtaagcagaatgcggcattcttcTTCCTGCAACAACCTCTCTTTGCACTCACAAACCAAGAGCAGGCACCAATTGTccaagaagttgaagaattGGACAGCAGCAACTGA